In the Drosophila takahashii strain IR98-3 E-12201 chromosome 3R, DtakHiC1v2, whole genome shotgun sequence genome, one interval contains:
- the LOC138913672 gene encoding uncharacterized protein, producing MFVGRRGCLQVVHCDNGTNFVGASRHFQALRERIEEEADAIREFASRSGCEFAFTPPRAPHMGGLWEAGVQTAKNLLLRAVGSALLSAEELATVLVGIEAVMNSRPLGAISQDPSDGEALTPGHLLTGGPLLATPALRTPDQEGLSCLRRWRLVSSVRQMFWRRWSREYVLGLQIRGKWHQEQPNISEGDLVVVAEDNLPPQQWLLGRIIARHAGEDGMVRVVDVRTGAVGVFRRAIHKLAPLPICGSLKRSTGPVLRDFEFVLEQSRPQGQQQQRAASTTSLRSSSPKEAMQRTSVSILPTASILVGSEEKRFDVRALVDPCCPVSRIHASLVKALNHSVTRVGDERRRNRDQSSSIKSRVNNVNKVKLKDIKPLKPARSKIATSSCSVPIHRIETQVPVVFKGNTRISLQEVQSGYVGCNTGQISCVACKYRQDEGLASVVPVHPSLRTVTLP from the exons AT GTTCGTTGGGCGCCGAGGATGTCTCCAAGTCGTCCATTGCGACAACGGGACGAACTTCGTCGGAGCCAGTCGCCACTTCCAGGCCCTTCGAGAGCGGATCGAGGAGGAAGCCGACGCGATACGCGAATTCGCATCAAGAAGCGGATGCGAGTTTGCGTTCACACCGCCTCGGGCTCCGCACATGGGCGGACTATGGGAGGCAGGTGTCCAAACTGCCAAGAACCTACTCCTACGGGCGGTGGGCAGCGCGCTCCTAAGCGCAGAAGAGCTGGCGACAGTGCTCGTCGGAATCGAGGCGGTGATGAACTCCCGCCCGCTCGGAGCGATCAGCCAGGACCCAAGCGACGGAGAGGCGCTGACTCCCGGGCACCTGCTGACAGGCGGGCCGCTGCTCGCTACACCAGCACTCCGGACCCCGGACCAGGAGGGTCTCAGCTGCTTACGGCGATGGCGGCTTGTCTCGTCAGTCAGGCAAATGTTCTGGCGGCGATGGTCCCGGGAATATGTCCTGGGCCTACAAATTCGGGGCAAGTGGCACCAGGAGCAGCCGAACATCAGCGAGGGAGATCTCGTCGTCGTGGCCGAGGACAACCTTCCGCCCCAACAATGGCTCCTGGGGAGAATCATCGCCAGGCACGCAGGGGAGGACGGCATGGTCAGGGTCGTCGACGTTAGGACGGGCGCAGTAGGCGTTTTTCGGCGAGCCATCCATAAATTGGCGCCGCTTCCCATTTGTGGAAGCCTGAAGCGTTCAACGGGGCCGGTGTTGAGAGATTTTGAATTTGTACTTGAA CAGTCACGACCCCaaggacagcagcagcagagagcGGCGTCGACGACGTCGTTGCGCTCATCATCGCCGAAGGAGGCGATGCAGCGCACGAGTGTGAGCATATTGCCAACTGCATCCATTTTGGTGGGGTCTGAGGAGAAACGGTTTGACGTCCGAGCTCTGGTGGATCCTTGCTGCCCCGTGAGTCGCATTCACGCATCCTTGGTAAAGGCTCTCAACCATTCCGTCACCCGCGTAGGCGATGAGCGG CGCCGGAATCGGGACCAGTCATCGAGCATCAAATCGCGAGTGAACAATGTGAACAAAGTCAAACTCAAGGATATAAAACCGTTAAAACCTGccaggagcaagatcgctacgtcgagtTGTTCGGTACCAATTCaccgaattgagacacaggtacCTGTGGTCTTTAAAGGCAACACACGAATAAGTCTGCAGGAAGTCCag TCCGGCTacgttggctgtaataccggtcAGATTAGCTGCGTTGCCTGTAAATACCGGCAGGACGAAGGTCTTGCAAGCGTGgtgcctgttcaccctagtctgagaacggtgacgcttccctaa